From one Cyanobacterium stanieri PCC 7202 genomic stretch:
- a CDS encoding geranylgeranyl reductase (PFAM: Pyridine nucleotide-disulphide oxidoreductase~TIGRFAM: geranylgeranyl reductase; geranylgeranyl reductase family~COGs: COG0644 Dehydrogenase (flavoprotein)~InterProIPR010253:IPR011774:IPR011777:IPR002938:IPR 003042~KEGG: syp:SYNPCC7002_A2476 geranylgeranyl reductase~PFAM: monooxygenase FAD-binding~SPTR: Geranylgeranyl reductase;~TIGRFAM: geranylgeranyl reductase): MTIRVAVVGGGPSGSSAAEVLAKAGIETYLFERKLDNAKPCGGAIPLCMVDEFDLPPEIIDRRVRKMKMISPSNIEVNIGQTLKDNEYIGMCRREVLDGFMRDRAAKLGANLINGTVYQLDIPDNDNDPYTLHYADHSNGTAQGEMKTLKVDLVIGADGANSRIAKAIDAGDYNYAIAFQERIKLPEDKMAYYEELAEMYVGNDVSPDFYAWVFPKYDHVAVGTGTMKVNKAMIKDLQAGIRQRAAKRLEGGEIIKVEAHPIPEHPRPRRVVGRVALVGDAAGTVTKSSGEGIYFAAKSARMCAEVIVETSNNGQKVPSEADLKTYLKRWDKQYGATYLVLDILQRVFYRSDATREAFVEMCADIDVQKITFDSYLYKTVVPANPLTQLKITAKTIGSLLRGNALAP; this comes from the coding sequence GTGACAATTCGGGTAGCAGTAGTAGGCGGCGGACCTTCTGGATCTTCAGCGGCCGAAGTTTTGGCAAAAGCAGGTATTGAAACCTATTTATTTGAAAGAAAACTAGATAACGCTAAACCTTGTGGCGGTGCTATTCCTCTGTGTATGGTGGATGAGTTTGATTTACCTCCCGAAATCATTGATCGTCGAGTTCGTAAGATGAAGATGATTTCTCCTTCTAATATTGAGGTTAATATTGGTCAAACTCTCAAGGATAACGAATACATTGGGATGTGTCGCCGTGAAGTTTTGGATGGTTTTATGCGCGATCGCGCCGCCAAACTAGGGGCAAACCTCATCAACGGTACTGTATATCAATTAGATATTCCCGACAACGATAATGATCCCTACACCCTACATTATGCGGATCATTCCAATGGTACAGCCCAAGGGGAAATGAAAACCCTGAAAGTTGATCTCGTCATCGGTGCAGATGGTGCCAACTCTCGTATCGCCAAAGCCATTGATGCAGGGGATTACAACTATGCGATCGCCTTCCAGGAAAGAATTAAACTCCCCGAAGACAAGATGGCATACTACGAAGAGTTAGCAGAAATGTACGTGGGTAACGATGTATCCCCCGACTTTTACGCGTGGGTATTCCCTAAATATGATCACGTTGCCGTGGGTACTGGTACCATGAAAGTTAACAAGGCAATGATTAAAGACTTACAAGCAGGTATCCGTCAAAGAGCAGCCAAACGCCTAGAAGGTGGAGAAATCATCAAAGTAGAAGCCCACCCCATCCCCGAACATCCTCGCCCCCGCCGTGTCGTAGGCAGAGTAGCCCTTGTGGGTGATGCCGCAGGTACTGTGACTAAATCCTCTGGGGAAGGTATCTATTTCGCCGCCAAGAGTGCCAGAATGTGTGCTGAGGTAATCGTAGAAACCAGCAATAACGGTCAGAAAGTTCCCTCCGAGGCAGATTTAAAAACCTATCTCAAACGTTGGGATAAGCAATACGGTGCTACCTATTTGGTATTAGACATCTTACAAAGAGTTTTCTATCGTAGTGATGCCACCCGTGAAGCCTTCGTGGAAATGTGTGCCGACATCGATGTACAAAAAATTACCTTCGATAGCTATCTCTACAAAACTGTAGTACCGGCCAATCCTTTAACTCAACTCAAGATTACTGCCAAAACCATCGGTAGTCTCCTGCGTGGAAATGCGCTCGCACCATAG
- a CDS encoding UDP-3-O-(3-hydroxymyristoyl) glucosamine N-acyltransferase (PFAM: UDP-3-O-[3-hydroxymyristoyl] glucosamine N-acyltransferase, LpxD; Bacterial transferase hexapeptide (three repeats)~TIGRFAM: UDP-3-O-[3-hydroxymyristoyl] glucosamine N-acyltransferase~COGs: COG1044 UDP-3-O-(3-hydroxymyristoyl)~InterPro IPR007691:IPR020573:IPR001451:IPR018357~KEGG: cyt:cce_2207 UDP-3-O-(3-hydroxymyristoyl) glucosamine N-acyltransferase~PFAM: UDP-3-O-[3-hydroxymyristoyl] glucosamine N-acyltransferase, non-repeat region; transferase hexapeptide repeat containing protein~SPTR: UDP-3-O-(3-hydroxymyristoyl) glucosamine N-acyltransferase;~TIGRFAM: UDP-3-O-[3-hydroxymyristoyl] glucosamine N-acyltransferase), with product MKFSDIITQLSPENHSLNDNPHLDPEIVCITAIHEAIAHSISYIEGDKFAKMVATTSASALILPSDKSLQEQATERGIAWLSSPYPRLTFAQAIELFYQPYKPQGKIHPQAVIADGVIMGKNPSIGANAVISEGVKLGDDVVIHPNVVVYPECVVGDRTELHSNCSIHERTKIGSDCVIHSGAVIGAEGFGFVPIPQGWYKMQQSGYVILEDGVEIGCNSTVDRPAVGTTKIGKNTKLDNLVHVGHNSQIGENCALAGQVGLAGGVTIGNRVILAGQVGVANQAIIGDGATATAQTGIANNVKAGDVVSGTPSMPHSLYLKLAALYKHIPDMYKLYRELKKKSNH from the coding sequence ATGAAATTTAGTGATATTATTACTCAATTATCCCCCGAAAATCACAGTTTAAACGATAATCCTCATCTCGATCCTGAAATTGTTTGTATTACTGCTATCCACGAGGCGATCGCCCATAGTATAAGTTATATTGAGGGTGATAAATTTGCCAAAATGGTAGCCACTACATCCGCGAGCGCCCTTATTCTACCATCAGATAAATCTTTACAGGAACAGGCTACAGAAAGAGGTATCGCTTGGCTATCATCCCCCTATCCTCGCCTCACTTTTGCCCAAGCCATTGAGCTTTTTTATCAACCTTACAAACCCCAAGGCAAAATCCATCCTCAAGCAGTGATTGCTGATGGGGTAATTATGGGCAAAAATCCATCCATTGGTGCTAATGCGGTAATCTCAGAAGGTGTTAAATTAGGGGACGATGTGGTAATCCATCCTAATGTAGTAGTTTATCCTGAATGTGTAGTGGGCGATCGCACCGAATTACATAGTAATTGTAGTATTCATGAGAGAACTAAAATTGGTTCAGACTGTGTAATTCACAGTGGAGCAGTAATTGGAGCAGAAGGCTTTGGGTTTGTACCTATACCCCAAGGATGGTACAAAATGCAACAATCAGGATACGTCATCCTCGAAGACGGAGTGGAAATTGGTTGTAATAGTACAGTAGATCGCCCCGCCGTGGGTACCACCAAAATCGGCAAAAACACCAAGCTAGATAACCTCGTCCATGTAGGACATAATAGCCAAATTGGCGAAAACTGTGCCTTAGCAGGACAGGTGGGCTTGGCAGGGGGAGTAACTATCGGTAATAGAGTAATTTTAGCAGGACAAGTGGGAGTCGCCAACCAAGCCATCATCGGAGATGGTGCCACCGCCACCGCCCAAACAGGCATCGCCAACAACGTCAAAGCGGGAGATGTGGTTTCTGGTACTCCTTCCATGCCCCATAGTCTTTATCTAAAATTAGCCGCCCTCTACAAACACATTCCTGATATGTACAAATTGTATCGGGAATTGAAAAAGAAAAGTAATCATTAG
- a CDS encoding hypothetical protein (KEGG: amr:AM1_3238 hypothetical protein~SPTR: Putative uncharacterized protein), producing MLNKLKIIPRGINLVLIAIATTLLIVYQGVAMDHTEYDTGYEVWGSDQSNSVVGIQTVGTDGGLIWIWDSKDIEKQIESGVEAQPLGCDGNNRPGDGPCDVNVVFPPTLAEYDENGATGQTIGDLPGFGRLHGMITDPQNKYLNVNLFTPGGGYVGIMDGETKEAIALFRVTATNGSPAERSVHMSFWNNDGSALLVANLNGKLLERIDITRDDQGKITNAIYNKSASLGVGKGMEVTDSATVYHGKNAHNHELIGEITGSYEQTAMADLTPNGKCKENGCGEAEQNAELGGRTNNLIICPIVSSSNHAYITLAGGGLLVANTEQTPMNIVGEYDNQILNGAGCGGVEVNGKMWLNAGISASDAGATQSTFTIYNIDDSAFGETANAPNTPAPEVVYKDADNTATNGNTTGETANNSGQLPGVTNRRDSHGLARTVDGVYIHSVDRIQNTIEVFNSETFAHTSYDLTSENGQGNGIGSCAMVSINDDTELPKNDPAPDLMEESPDGKYLYVAFRGAIPVSVAHSSQGSCPGVGVVALENNGASGRLVSVLRSSNTEDTAQLASIAGGHNYQGSEHSDLHGVTIRKK from the coding sequence ATGTTGAACAAGTTAAAGATTATTCCTCGGGGAATTAATCTAGTTTTAATTGCGATCGCAACGACCTTGTTAATTGTCTATCAAGGAGTTGCCATGGATCATACAGAATATGATACAGGTTACGAAGTATGGGGATCTGATCAATCTAACTCCGTAGTTGGTATCCAAACCGTCGGTACTGATGGCGGACTGATTTGGATTTGGGATAGTAAAGACATCGAGAAACAAATTGAATCTGGAGTCGAAGCCCAACCTCTGGGGTGTGACGGCAATAACCGACCAGGGGATGGCCCTTGTGATGTTAATGTCGTTTTTCCTCCCACCCTTGCCGAATATGACGAAAATGGAGCCACAGGACAAACCATTGGCGATTTACCTGGGTTTGGTCGTTTACACGGTATGATTACGGATCCGCAAAACAAATATCTCAATGTTAACCTCTTTACCCCTGGCGGTGGTTATGTGGGGATTATGGATGGTGAAACCAAAGAGGCGATCGCCCTTTTCCGTGTCACAGCTACCAACGGCAGTCCTGCAGAACGTTCAGTTCACATGTCATTCTGGAATAACGACGGTAGCGCCCTATTAGTTGCCAACCTCAACGGCAAACTATTAGAACGTATTGACATTACCAGAGATGACCAAGGCAAAATCACCAACGCCATCTATAATAAGTCCGCCTCCCTTGGGGTAGGGAAAGGAATGGAAGTCACCGATTCTGCCACCGTTTACCACGGCAAAAACGCCCATAACCATGAACTAATTGGCGAAATTACTGGTAGTTATGAACAAACAGCCATGGCAGATTTAACCCCTAATGGTAAATGTAAAGAAAACGGCTGTGGGGAAGCAGAGCAAAACGCCGAGCTTGGCGGTAGAACCAATAATTTAATTATCTGCCCCATCGTCTCAAGTTCTAACCATGCTTATATAACCCTTGCAGGAGGCGGCTTATTAGTTGCCAACACAGAACAAACTCCCATGAACATTGTGGGTGAATATGATAATCAAATCCTCAATGGTGCTGGTTGTGGAGGAGTAGAAGTCAACGGAAAAATGTGGCTCAATGCAGGAATTTCTGCCTCTGATGCCGGGGCAACCCAATCCACTTTTACTATCTATAATATTGATGACTCTGCTTTTGGAGAAACTGCCAATGCACCCAATACCCCCGCCCCAGAAGTCGTATATAAAGATGCCGATAATACCGCTACCAATGGCAATACCACAGGAGAAACAGCCAACAATAGCGGACAATTACCCGGAGTAACCAATCGCCGAGATAGCCATGGTTTGGCGAGAACCGTTGACGGGGTTTATATTCATAGTGTTGATAGAATCCAAAACACTATCGAAGTGTTTAACTCAGAAACTTTTGCTCATACGTCCTATGATTTAACATCAGAAAATGGACAAGGAAATGGTATTGGTTCCTGTGCCATGGTTTCTATTAATGATGATACCGAGTTACCCAAAAATGATCCTGCCCCTGATTTGATGGAAGAAAGCCCCGACGGTAAATATTTATATGTTGCCTTCCGTGGTGCTATTCCCGTATCCGTTGCCCATTCTTCCCAAGGCAGTTGTCCGGGGGTTGGGGTTGTAGCGTTGGAAAATAATGGTGCTTCTGGTCGTTTAGTTTCTGTGTTGCGTAGCTCTAACACTGAAGATACCGCCCAACTAGCATCAATTGCGGGAGGTCACAATTACCAAGGTTCTGAACATAGTGATTTACATGGTGTGACTATTCGGAAAAAATAA
- a CDS encoding hypothetical protein (KEGG: cyh:Cyan8802_3512 hypothetical protein~SPTR: Putative uncharacterized protein): MLLTKIQDKISQINQRLKAKTWSDKSIVYYTGHTPYQWSPKSLDSGLGGADARIIYLSREWVKLGYSVTVFINCGVHEGIYDGVNYQNYTKFNPFDRFDTLIMWQFAWRLSKNTKTNRLWLDLGSVLLPEEVTADKLEHYDRIFCKNSYHRSLLPEIEDSKIAIIPNGIDKKFIGLKDNSKDLNKIIYASNYIRGLEKMLEYGWPIIKREISSAQLFIYYGWNEKTDSETKNKITKLMEQPGVKEMGKVGRGILMKEKSTSAINYYGCTFQELDCNTVRESALVGCVPVTTNYAGLQDKTYCLKISGNPHLQETQENLAYKIVELLKNPEQLRQISLKFSELVKYETWENVAKLWLDEIES, encoded by the coding sequence ATGTTATTAACTAAAATACAGGACAAGATTAGCCAAATTAATCAACGATTAAAAGCTAAGACATGGTCAGATAAATCTATTGTGTATTACACTGGGCATACTCCTTATCAATGGAGTCCTAAAAGTCTTGATTCGGGCTTGGGAGGTGCAGATGCGAGGATAATTTATTTAAGTAGAGAGTGGGTAAAACTTGGTTATAGTGTGACTGTATTTATCAATTGTGGTGTTCATGAAGGTATTTATGATGGTGTAAATTATCAAAACTACACCAAATTTAATCCATTTGATCGGTTTGATACATTAATAATGTGGCAGTTTGCTTGGCGTTTATCTAAAAATACCAAAACAAATCGGTTGTGGCTCGATCTCGGTTCTGTACTGCTACCAGAAGAAGTAACTGCTGACAAATTAGAACATTATGACCGAATTTTTTGTAAAAACAGTTATCACCGAAGTTTGTTACCAGAGATTGAAGATTCTAAAATTGCCATAATTCCCAATGGTATTGATAAAAAATTTATAGGTTTAAAAGATAATTCTAAGGATTTGAATAAAATAATTTATGCCTCAAATTACATTAGAGGTTTAGAAAAAATGCTTGAATATGGTTGGCCTATTATTAAACGTGAAATTTCTTCTGCTCAACTTTTTATCTACTATGGCTGGAATGAAAAAACAGACTCTGAAACTAAAAATAAAATCACTAAATTAATGGAACAACCCGGTGTGAAAGAAATGGGTAAGGTTGGCAGAGGTATTCTGATGAAAGAAAAATCAACTTCTGCTATTAATTACTATGGATGCACATTTCAAGAATTAGATTGTAATACAGTGAGAGAATCAGCTTTGGTAGGTTGTGTACCTGTAACTACAAATTATGCAGGATTACAAGATAAAACATATTGTCTGAAAATTTCAGGAAATCCTCACCTTCAAGAAACTCAAGAAAATTTAGCTTATAAAATAGTTGAACTTCTCAAAAATCCTGAACAACTCCGACAAATTAGCCTAAAATTTAGTGAGTTAGTTAAGTATGAAACTTGGGAAAATGTTGCAAAACTATGGTTAGATGAAATTGAAAGTTAA
- a CDS encoding BFD domain protein (2Fe-2S)-binding domain protein (PFAM: BFD-like [2Fe-2S] binding domain~InterPro IPR007419~KEGG: syn:ssl2250 glycoprotein 64~PFAM: BFD domain protein [2Fe-2S]-binding domain protein~SPTR: Glycoprotein 64): MYVCICNAVTEKDIHRAVKQGVSSIDQLSEQTSVSLRCGSCQSRACKVLETALANPSIT, from the coding sequence ATGTACGTTTGTATTTGTAATGCCGTAACCGAGAAAGATATTCATAGAGCAGTAAAACAAGGGGTATCGTCCATAGATCAACTATCAGAACAAACTTCCGTATCTCTTCGTTGTGGTAGTTGTCAATCTCGTGCTTGTAAGGTTTTAGAAACAGCCTTGGCAAATCCGTCTATTACTTAA
- a CDS encoding hypothetical protein (KEGG: cyh:Cyan8802_3814 hypothetical protein~SPTR: Putative uncharacterized protein) — MNSLPPIYFYLPEKDWLDDMPNIPDVYWEEFGRGIYCWTLQTYLYLKADGFPCKLVKNIPDEGIIIAHRDSFPYELRPKEKQLLICIKPDRNPHPYAQLHIVQNPQDAKVLKNSYYIPLWRQPGLISRKLERHNLLENIAYFGINSNLAPELKDPSWSRKLAELGLNWIIMPRNRWYDYSEVDAIIAVRSFDQQSYIDKPATKLYNSWHAGVIPLLGQESAFQSEQKTDLDYFEISSVDEAIAILKQLKDNPKLCQQVRKNGQKRASETSPGNIVKQWRYFLTNIVILKYIDWCNTSRGQKQFYLQSCYLKIKLNALLDKFKELFY; from the coding sequence ATGAATAGTTTACCTCCGATTTATTTCTATCTTCCCGAAAAAGATTGGCTAGATGATATGCCAAATATACCTGATGTTTATTGGGAAGAATTTGGTAGAGGAATCTACTGTTGGACTCTGCAAACATATTTATATTTGAAAGCAGATGGTTTTCCTTGTAAATTAGTTAAAAACATACCTGATGAAGGAATCATAATTGCTCATAGAGATTCTTTTCCTTATGAATTAAGACCAAAAGAAAAACAACTACTAATTTGTATTAAACCAGACCGTAATCCTCATCCTTATGCTCAACTTCACATTGTGCAAAATCCTCAAGATGCTAAGGTTTTAAAAAATAGTTACTATATTCCTTTATGGCGACAGCCTGGATTGATTTCTCGTAAATTAGAAAGACATAATTTACTAGAAAATATTGCTTATTTTGGAATTAATTCTAATTTAGCACCTGAGTTAAAAGATCCTTCTTGGTCAAGAAAATTGGCTGAATTGGGTTTAAACTGGATTATAATGCCTCGAAACCGTTGGTATGATTATAGTGAAGTTGATGCTATTATTGCGGTGAGAAGTTTTGATCAACAGAGTTATATCGATAAACCAGCAACAAAACTTTATAATAGTTGGCACGCAGGAGTAATTCCTCTGTTGGGTCAAGAATCAGCTTTTCAGTCTGAACAAAAAACTGATTTAGACTACTTCGAAATAAGTTCGGTTGATGAGGCGATCGCAATCTTAAAACAGCTAAAAGATAATCCTAAATTATGTCAACAGGTTAGAAAAAATGGGCAAAAACGGGCTTCAGAAACTTCTCCTGGAAATATTGTTAAACAATGGCGTTATTTTCTGACTAATATTGTTATACTTAAGTACATTGATTGGTGCAATACTTCTCGAGGTCAAAAACAATTCTATTTGCAAAGTTGTTACTTAAAAATCAAATTAAATGCTCTGTTAGACAAATTTAAAGAATTATTTTATTAG
- a CDS encoding hypothetical protein (PFAM: Protein-L-isoaspartate(D-aspartate) O-methyltransferase (PCMT)~KEGG: mes:Meso_0486 hypothetical protein~SPTR: Putative uncharacterized protein), with protein sequence MNTTNKLANKVSNLIHLKKNDWLVIATLSFFLTVTLFIALSLQNIEFLDILLIEILVIFVFCVLILIPLEIYRRIEIILNEKSQVDSRKRGDIYRQTQALFSVFSVLNPEIPLPTMSGWTVNPDFAKTIMNNILISKPSLVLEMGSGVSTIIAAYSLKKLNQGKIISLEHKSDFVAQSRKQINDHGLQNFAEIIHAPLKKWHENQQEWLWYDISKIESIQSIDIVIVDGPPRKIQTMSRYPALPILFNKLTNNSIIILDDFKRKDLNKMVDLWLKKFSNFQLEVVNTKSGCLILRKIAK encoded by the coding sequence ATGAACACAACAAATAAACTGGCAAATAAAGTAAGTAATTTAATTCATTTAAAAAAAAATGATTGGCTTGTAATTGCTACTTTATCATTTTTCTTGACAGTTACACTCTTCATTGCATTAAGTCTACAAAATATTGAATTTTTGGATATTCTTCTAATAGAAATATTGGTTATATTTGTATTCTGTGTCTTAATTCTAATACCCTTAGAAATATATCGTCGTATTGAAATCATACTTAATGAAAAATCTCAAGTAGATTCTCGAAAACGTGGCGACATATATAGACAAACTCAGGCATTATTTTCAGTTTTTTCCGTATTAAATCCTGAAATTCCGCTACCAACAATGAGTGGGTGGACAGTTAATCCAGATTTTGCGAAAACTATTATGAATAACATTTTGATATCAAAACCATCTTTGGTTTTGGAAATGGGAAGCGGGGTATCTACTATAATAGCCGCTTATAGCTTAAAAAAATTAAATCAGGGAAAAATCATTTCTTTAGAACATAAGAGTGACTTTGTCGCACAAAGCAGAAAACAAATTAATGATCATGGATTACAAAATTTTGCCGAAATTATTCATGCTCCTCTCAAAAAGTGGCATGAAAATCAACAAGAATGGCTTTGGTATGACATTTCAAAAATAGAGAGTATTCAGTCTATTGATATAGTCATTGTGGATGGTCCACCTCGTAAAATTCAAACAATGTCTCGGTATCCTGCTTTACCGATTTTATTTAACAAACTTACTAATAATTCAATTATTATTCTTGATGATTTTAAAAGGAAAGATTTAAACAAAATGGTAGATTTATGGTTAAAAAAGTTTTCTAATTTTCAACTAGAAGTTGTTAATACAAAAAGTGGCTGTTTGATTTTAAGAAAAATAGCAAAATAA
- a CDS encoding sulfotransferase (PFAM: Sulfotransferase domain~InterPro IPR000863~KEGG: cyc:PCC7424_0327 sulfotransferase~PFAM: sulfotransferase~SPTR: Sulfotransferase), producing MVMPNFIVIGAAKSGTSSLYYYLKQHPEIYMPASRDNKEPDFFTLEGESIQRMGPNGLFTMKNAITDLDSYQQLFAEVKDERAIGEASTSYIYSEKASQRIKYYMPNAKIIAILRDPAERAFSHFLFSLSNGREPIPNFAKTLAQEEKRIANNWSFQWHHKQRGFYYAQLKRYYDIFDSNQIRVYLFEDIKNKPLELTQDIFEFLEVDPSFEANVKKRHNPTSVPKNQTLNTLLNRPNPLKDTIKYFLPINLRKGIADNLKKKNLGKPELSTKIRKQLIDEYREDILQLQDLINRDLSTWLEV from the coding sequence ATGGTTATGCCTAATTTTATTGTTATAGGTGCTGCAAAATCAGGAACTTCATCGTTGTATTATTATCTAAAACAACATCCTGAAATTTATATGCCAGCATCTCGAGATAATAAAGAGCCTGACTTTTTTACCTTAGAGGGAGAAAGTATACAAAGAATGGGGCCGAATGGTTTATTTACTATGAAAAATGCCATCACTGATTTAGACAGTTATCAACAATTATTTGCTGAGGTGAAAGATGAAAGGGCGATCGGAGAAGCATCAACTTCCTACATTTACAGCGAAAAAGCCTCTCAAAGAATTAAATACTATATGCCCAATGCAAAAATAATTGCTATTTTAAGAGATCCAGCCGAAAGAGCTTTTTCTCATTTTCTATTTTCTTTGAGTAATGGTCGTGAACCCATTCCTAACTTTGCAAAAACCTTAGCTCAAGAAGAAAAAAGAATTGCTAATAATTGGAGTTTTCAATGGCATCACAAACAAAGAGGTTTTTATTATGCTCAATTAAAGCGTTATTATGATATTTTCGATAGCAATCAAATTAGGGTTTATTTGTTTGAAGATATAAAGAATAAACCCTTAGAATTGACTCAAGATATTTTTGAATTTTTAGAAGTTGACCCCAGTTTTGAAGCCAATGTAAAAAAACGCCATAACCCCACTAGTGTTCCCAAAAATCAAACACTAAATACCCTTTTAAATCGTCCAAATCCTCTAAAAGACACCATTAAATATTTTTTACCTATCAATCTACGTAAAGGTATCGCAGATAACCTTAAAAAGAAAAATTTAGGTAAACCAGAATTATCAACCAAAATTCGTAAACAATTAATTGATGAATATAGAGAAGATATTTTACAACTTCAAGATTTAATTAATCGAGATTTATCAACATGGTTAGAAGTTTAA
- a CDS encoding stress protein (PFAM: Bacterial stress protein~COGs: COG2310 Uncharacterized protein involved in stress response homologs of TerZ and putative cAMP-binding protein CABP1~InterPro IPR003325~KEGG: cyt:cce_2527 stress protein~PFAM: stress protein~SPTR: Tellurium resistance protein terD) has translation MGISLEKGQRISLTKVAPSLVAGFIGLGWDVNTTDTGGDFDLDASVFLLGDNEKIVSDKHFIFYNNLVSPDPDHSVKLLGDNRTGEGDGDDEGLIVDLRKIPPEVKKIVVTVTIYEADKRKQNFGQVNNAYIRLVDVQTKEEVLRYDLSEDFSVETAVIMAELYHQEGDWRINAVGSGFQGGLQALLDRYS, from the coding sequence ATGGGTATTTCACTAGAAAAAGGACAAAGAATTTCATTAACTAAAGTAGCGCCAAGTTTAGTCGCTGGATTTATCGGATTAGGTTGGGATGTGAATACCACCGACACAGGGGGCGATTTTGACCTAGACGCATCAGTATTTTTGTTAGGAGATAATGAAAAAATTGTTTCTGATAAACATTTTATTTTTTACAATAACTTAGTTAGTCCAGATCCAGATCATTCTGTCAAACTTTTGGGTGATAATCGCACAGGAGAAGGAGATGGCGATGATGAGGGATTAATTGTGGATTTGAGAAAAATTCCCCCTGAAGTAAAAAAAATCGTCGTCACCGTGACTATTTACGAAGCCGATAAAAGAAAACAAAATTTTGGTCAGGTAAATAATGCTTATATTCGTTTAGTGGATGTACAAACCAAAGAGGAAGTTTTACGCTACGACTTGAGCGAAGATTTTTCTGTGGAAACTGCCGTTATTATGGCGGAACTATACCATCAGGAGGGCGATTGGCGTATTAACGCCGTGGGTTCTGGTTTCCAAGGCGGTTTACAAGCACTATTAGATCGATATAGTTAA